In Vibrio echinoideorum, the following proteins share a genomic window:
- a CDS encoding ParB/RepB/Spo0J family partition protein, with the protein MAIKTSDLNAKLFGKANKRRVATPQEAQTAAKEQAQVIELSVAGEELVSFELVRIPAADVATRTVVFEENAREQSFLNEHALSDVLTTLKERGQQYPAVGRKNKDGKIEVLDGSRRRMSCILADKEFLIYVAENINGEHAKFLSDVANAHKPLSLYEKGKEMQAKLDKGEAEDQKALAKMFQCSEALVSGALKAAALPLELLQAYPNVSDLGRPTIVKLHKQFGGLTGEQQQTLLTKCDASEGFVWQRSEAQGVTRLTKDVTETLEGWIFELAPAPAKKVSPKVELIKGRASYSRKGSNLALNLKKVDDATMEEILAFVQSKLD; encoded by the coding sequence AACAGGCTCAAGTGATTGAGCTTTCTGTTGCGGGTGAAGAGCTGGTTTCATTTGAATTGGTTCGAATTCCCGCGGCTGATGTTGCAACTCGAACAGTTGTTTTTGAAGAGAATGCTCGTGAGCAATCTTTCTTAAATGAACATGCGCTTTCTGATGTTCTTACAACATTAAAAGAGCGCGGCCAACAATATCCGGCGGTTGGTCGTAAGAATAAAGACGGCAAGATTGAAGTTCTTGATGGTAGTCGTCGTCGCATGTCATGTATTTTGGCCGACAAAGAGTTCCTAATCTATGTTGCTGAAAATATTAACGGCGAACACGCTAAGTTCTTATCAGACGTTGCCAACGCTCATAAGCCACTTTCTCTGTATGAGAAGGGCAAAGAGATGCAAGCTAAACTGGATAAAGGCGAAGCTGAAGATCAAAAAGCACTAGCGAAAATGTTCCAGTGCAGTGAAGCTTTGGTGAGTGGCGCGTTGAAAGCGGCGGCTTTGCCTCTTGAATTGCTACAAGCTTACCCAAATGTGAGCGATCTTGGCCGTCCTACTATTGTTAAGCTGCACAAACAATTTGGTGGTTTGACTGGCGAGCAGCAGCAAACATTACTGACTAAGTGTGATGCTTCTGAAGGTTTTGTATGGCAACGTAGTGAAGCTCAGGGTGTCACTCGTTTAACAAAAGACGTTACAGAGACTTTAGAAGGTTGGATTTTTGAACTGGCACCTGCGCCAGCTAAAAAAGTTTCTCCAAAAGTTGAGCTTATCAAAGGCCGTGCTTCATACAGCCGCAAGGGTTCAAACTTGGCGTTGAACCTTAAGAAAGTTGATGATGCGACAATGGAAGAGATTCTAGCCTTCGTTCAATCGAAGCTCGACTAA